From Doryrhamphus excisus isolate RoL2022-K1 chromosome 22, RoL_Dexc_1.0, whole genome shotgun sequence, one genomic window encodes:
- the kat6b gene encoding histone acetyltransferase KAT6B isoform X1 — protein MVKLANPLYTEWILEAIQKIKRQKQRPSEERICHAVATSHGLDRKTVLEQLDLSVHDGSILKVTNKGSTSYKDPGNPGRAGLIPPAPVVSVPSKESIWNPGDLRHVDWNKILRRAIGGLDDLHGSSLKNIERYLRNQDDLTEVADNPAFRQRLRLAAKRSVNSGRLLKNGPRYQLGHPGAEGRVPRCPGASPLVLSTVTLLPHEREQLRVDPIPICSFCLGTKESNRDKHPEDLLSCSDCGSSGHPSCLKFSPELASNVKRLRWQCIECKTCSTCRRQGKNADEMLFCDSCDRGFHMECCDPPLSRMPKGTWVCQVCRPKENGKKLLHRKADEIKRRYAKPIGRPRNNLKQRMSLTGGDGSMVALGGRGSPGRGQKITVCTTPSSGHAVSVKDARDRLAVTDATQFTTSTPTTTTTTPPLLTPYTTAATLPVNKKTKGLIDGLSKFFTPSPVGRRSRAVSVESPGKRLGSRDEGPPELTPPPPPPDTGHKIAPSSALPPAPTSPGFSPPSQVSSSSTSANSPQSSSSQSSVPSLSSLCNSSQLKGLFDGLSHIYTTQGQSRKKALPCYAPPRRAHRKRDSKSGPQRLGKSEFNKNRLSSTSAGPGRPRGHPFKLVGHFKRNPFLKKHRTLGRLRYKVSPHKGAPSPGKGDLTDGRIKPENNHGHNVELRVKREATTTSLAAMSRDHVTDEDIETFTQVQKAASQRTGYQMSVDSMRCPAVIEFGKYEVQTWYSSPYPPEYSRLQRLYLCEFCLKYMRSKNILQRHTKKCGWFHPPANEIYRKDDLSVFEVDGNVSKLFCQNLCLLAKLFLDHKTLYYDVEPFLFYILTKNDKKGCHLVGYFSKEKLCQQKYNVSCIMILPQYQRQGFGRFLIDFSYLLTRQEGQAGSPEKPLSDLGRLSYLAYWKSVILEYLYKHPDKHVSVKGISRATGMCPHDIAATLQHLGMIDRQDGRVVLIRRERLIQRHVERLRAKPRQPEVDPDALHWTRSTSLNAVLSEEEREAEMDAERLKEQASCWEKEEQESHVMTHGRRQSLTKVHCKVPYRTYERRHAPPWSRRIQQPQNISDDDDDDDVEAEHDADSDASPPVLTKARVMLAAKRKRSIMLKKRGRKRRRINSSVTTETISETTEVLNEPFDNSEDECPMPLLERTCRVGEMDQEEEEEKVADMITPVKRRRGRPRLKEKMQRDNLQHWNEGADVSKTPSRPRPVKRKKGWPKGVKRGPPKWRLKNERRMGFKLNLYTPPETPMEAEHHHIQAEEAHDGSRAARRSSRPHFTSRSLYSEPPSPSDHQKFSSPAGSQVASSACSPAASPVAASSPRHDDGGESPEPQEDDRQSEHEMDSPTKDHSTEVAASPDNHNDEMQTTQDQDDDDGKAEEPERCQIEAEERAKEIPECTQRFLDPEEGGDGASGQQLSNVRPAEEESVPPADSIQDEGAEMKAASPPPATEALSSVAAVDSDNPVESESEEERAPSPGRVPPPPPQRPPISPVLRDDPSICAEIDSETAQAVQSLTQESERDTVFQDCVETQEACRNLHTYAPVTPMEDCPQSDHSSPLSSVHSHPSQSVRSVNSPAVSILETGYTQISPDHSAISVPSIHNMETSPMMDVPSVSDHSQQVVDSGFSDLGSIESTTENYENPSSYDSTMGGSICGAGPSQGGCPYGGMPQSGLAQSSCAVSQQMAAVNPGSCGMIQQNALSSPPHCNVKSPQGCVVVERPPSTSQHSQRATHGQHNSHSRHGPHNQQGQHNQHGPHNQLSQHSQHNPHSQHGHHHHNHHLQHNQLSQHNHHAPHNLHNQQDAAPQCAIPANFATTMQVADIPESGNPNFALYERINHQGEYGGGHYPQSSGLSLAKLQQFTNTFMEHPHSLSFNHSASHPITSYANTPSLSSQHSSLVSLSQTPHRVPNPQVQATMTPPPNLSSPPAAMMLPRNMSIPPAQRIQSQMAPKSHVISARSKSAPLSHHHHPHHHPHHHHHQQQMYTRPSQTVAMQASPGTLAAMPRMNMSVNIMPAPAYNSMNMSSLNAMNGYGMSQPMMNSGYHGNHAYMNQSPQYSMQMGMMGTQPYPQQPMQAPPHGNMVYTPAGHHGYVNTGMSKQSLKGPFIRR, from the exons ATGGTCAAACTCGCAAACCCTCTCTACACGGAGTGGATTCTCGAGGCAATACAGAAAATCAAGAGGCAAAAGCAGCGTCCCTCAGAGGAGAGGATTTGTCATGCGGTGGCCACATCGCACGGACTGGACAGGAAGACTGTATTGGAGCAGTTGGATTTAAGCGTTCATGACGGCTCTATTCTTAAGGTTACCAATAAGGGGAGCACTTCGTACAAGGACCCGGGGAACCCAGGGAGAGCCGGATTGATCCCGCCAGCTCCCGTTGTGTCCGTGCCATCAAAGGAATCTATATGGAATCCCGGCGATCTCCGCCACGTTGATTGGAATAAGATACTTCGGAGGGCCATTGGGGGCCTGGATGATTTGCACGGCTCGTCGCTGAAGAACATCGAGAGGTACCTGAGGAACCAGGATGACCTCACGGAAGTTGCAGACAACCCGGCTTTCCGTCAGAGGTTGCGGCTGGCGGCAAAGCGGTCGGTTAACAGTGGCCGGTTGTTGAAGAACGGGCCGCGGTATCAGCTCGGGCATCCCGGCGCCGAGGGGAGGGTCCCAAGGTGCCCGGGTGCGTCCCCTTTGGTGTTGTCGACGGTGACGCTGCTCCCCCATGAGCGAGAACAG CTCCGGGTCGACCCCATACCAATATGCAGTTTCTGTCTCGGCACTAAAGAGTCCAATCGGGATAAGCATCCCGAGGATCTTCTGTCTTGCTCAGACTGTGGGAGCAGcg GGCATCCGTCATGTCTGAAGTTCTCCCCCGAGTTGGCCTCAAATGTGAAGCGATTACGCTGGCAATGCATTGAATGCAAAACCTGCAGCACCTGCAGAAGACAGGGGAAAAATGCC GATGAGATGCTCTTCTGCGATTCATGTGATAGGGGCTTTCACATGGAATGCTGTGACCCACCGCTTTCAAGAATGCCAAAAG GAACCTGGGTCTGCCAAGTTTGCCGGCCCAAGGAGAATGGAAAGAAACTGCTCCACAGGAAAGCTGACGAGATCAAACGTCGATATGCAAAGCCGATCGGAAGGCCCCGGAATAATCTCAAGCAAAGAAT GTCTCTAACCGGTGGTGATGGTTCCATGGTGGCACTAGGCGGAAGGGGGTCACCTGGTAGGGGTCAAAAGATTACAGTCTGTACCACACCCTCATCCGGTCATGCTGTATCTGTGAAGGACGCCAGAGACAGATTGGCTGTTACAGACGCCACCCAATTCACCacctccacccccaccaccaccaccaccactccccCCCTCCTCACGCCCTACACCACCGCAGCTACGCTCCCAGTTAACAAGAAAACCAAAGGGCTCATCGATGGGCTTTCCAAATTCTTCACCCCTTCCCCCGTGGGGCGCCGCTCGCGAGCCGTCTCCGTAGAGTCGCCCGGCAAGCGTTTAGGCTCTAGGGACGAGGGTCCGCCCGAgctgacgccgccgccgccgccgccagaTACCGGTCACAAGATAGCCCCCTCGTCTGCACTTCCTCCCGCACCAACGTCACCGGGATTTAGCCCGCCCTCGCAGGTGTCCAGCAGCTCCACCTCCGCTAACTCGCCCCAGAGCTCTTCCAGCCAGTCTAGTGTTCCTTCCCTGAGTAGCCTCTGCAATAGCAGCCAGCTAAAGGGACTATTTGACGGACTCTCGCACATTTACACCACTCAGGGACAGTCGCGGAAAAAGGCGCTACCTTGCTACGCGCCGCCCAGGCGCGCGCACCGAAAGCGGGACTCCAAATCGGGGCCGCAGCGCCTCGGAAAGAGCGAGTTTAATAAAAACAGGCTGAGCTCCACCTCTGCCGGGCCGGGCCGACCCAGAGGACACCCCTTTAAGTTGGTCGGCCATTTCAAACGCAACCCCTTCCTTAAAAAGCACCGGACTCTAGGCAGGCTGAGGTATAAAGTGAGCCCCCACAAGGGAGCCCCCTCCCCAGGAAAGGGCGACTTGACAGACGGAAGAATTAAGCCAGAGAATAATCACG GCCACAATGTGGAGTTGCGAGTGAAGCGGGAAGCCACCACCACCAGCTTGGCAGCCATGTCCAGAGACCACGTGACGGATGAGGACATTGAGACCTTCACGCAGGTCCAGAAAGCCGCTTCACAG AGAACCGGATATCAAATGAGCGTAGACTCAATGCGTTGTCCAGCCGTCATCGAGTTTGGGAAGTATGAAGTTCAAACCTGGTATTCCTCACCTTACCCGCCGGAGTATTCAAG ATTACAAAGGCTTTATCTATGCGAGTTCTGTCTGAAATACATGAGAAGCAAAAACATCCTCCAGAGGCACACAAAGAAGTGCGGCTGGTTCCACCCGCCAGCCAATGAGATCTACAGGAAGGACGACCTCTCGGTCTTTGAG GTTGATGGAAATGTCAGCAAGCTGTTCTGCCAAAACCTCTGCCTGTTAGCCAAGCTTTTCCTGGATCACAAGACCTTGTATTACGACGTGGAGCCTTTCCTCTTCTACATACTCACAAAGAACGACAAGAAAGGCTGTCATCTCGTGGGCTATTTTTCCAAG GAAAAGCTTTGCCAGCAGAAGTACAATGTCTCCTGCATAATGATCCTGCCTCAGTACCAAAGGCAAGGATTTGGACGCTTCCTTATTGATTTCA gttaCCTTCTCACCAGGCAAGAAGGACAAGCCGGCTCCCCGGAGAAGCCGCTGTCAGATCTGGGTCGCTTATCCTACCTGGCATATTGGAAAAGTGTCATCCTGGAGTACCTCTATAAGCACCCAGATAAACACGTCAGTGTTAAAGGAATAAGCAGGGCCACTGGGATGTGTCCGCACGACATCGCCGCCACGCTGCAGCACCTCGGCATGATTGACAGACAGGACGGACG GGTGGTGCTGATCAGGAGAGAGCGGCTAATCCAGCGACACGTAGAGAGGCTGAGAGCCAAACCCCGCCAGCCCGAGGTGGACCCCGACGCCCTGCACTGGACGCGATCCACGTCGCTAAATGCTGTCCTGTCCGAGGAGGAGCGTGAGGCGGAGATGGAT GCTGAGCGACTGAAAGAGCAGGCCAGTTGCTGGGAGAAAGAAGAACAAGAGAGCCACGTGATGACTCACGGCCGCAGGCAGTCGCTCACCAAGGTGCACTGTAAGGTGCCCTACAGGACGTACGAGCGGCGCCACGCACCGCCATGGAGCCGACGCATACAGCAGCCGCAGAACATaagcgatgatgatgatgatgatgatgttgaagCGGAGCATGACGCCGACTCTGATGCCTCACCGCCTGTCCTGACAAAGGCTCGTGTGATGCTAGCGGCTAAGAGAAAG agGAGCATCATGCTGAAGAAGAGGGGGCGTAAGCGAAGGAGAATAAACAGCAGCGTGACAACCGAGACCATTTCTGAGACAACCGAAGTGCTGAATGAGCCCTTTGACAACTCTGAAGACGAGTGTCCAATGCCGCTGTTGGAGCGCACCTGCAGAGTGGGCGAGATGGaccaggaagaagaggaggaaaaagtgGCGGATATGATCACACCTGTGAAACGCAGACGAGGTCGACCGAGGCTGAAGGAGAAGATGCAGCGTGACAATCTTCAGCACTGGAATGAAG GTGCTGATGTCTCCAAGACACCCAGCAGACCTCGTCCTGTGAAGCGAAAGAAAGGTTGGCCCAAAGGCGTCAAGCGAGGCCCTCCTAAGTGGCGGTTAAAGAATGAGCGCAGAATGGGTTTCAAGCTGAACCTTTACACGCCGCCCGAAACACCCATGGAGGCGGAGCACCACCACATTCAAGCCGAGGAAGCGCACGACGGCAGCAGGGCGGCCAGACGCTCCTCCCGCCCGCATTTCACGTCACGCAGCCTCTACTCGGAACCCCCGAGCCCGTCTGATCATCAGAAGTTCAGCTCCCCCGCCGGCTCGCAGGTGGCCTCTTCGGCGTGCTCCCCCGCCGCCTCGCCGGTGGCTGCATCATCACCCAGACACGACGATGGAGGCGAGTCGCCAGAGCCTCAAGAAGATGACCGTCAAAGCGAGCACGAGATGGACTCCCCAACCAAAGATCACAGCACAGAAGTCGCCGCGTCGCCGGATAATCACAATGACGAGATGCAGACGACGCAAGATCAGGATGATGATGACGGGAAGGCGGAGGAGCCCGAGCGCTGCCAAATCGAGGCTGAGGAACGTGCAAAAGAAATTCCCGAATGCACCCAACGTTTTTTAGACCCAGAAGAAGGCGGTGACGGTGCATCGGGACAGCAGCTTTCTAACGTTCGGCCCGCTGAAGAAGAATCGGTTCCTCCTGCAGATAGCATTCAAGATGAAGGCGCCGAAATGAAAGCGGCATCGCCTCCTCCTGCAACGGAAGCGCTCTCCTCAGTAGCAGCTGTGGACTCCGATAACCCTGTTGAGTCCGAGTCAGAAGAAGAACGTGCACCCAGTCCGGGCCGGgtgcctcctccacctcctcagaGGCCGCCGATCAGTCCCGTGCTCAGAGACGACCCTTCGATCTGTGCAGAGATCGACTCCGAGACCGCCCAGGCAGTTCAGTCTCTGACGCAGGAGAGCGAGCGCGACACCGTGTTCCAGGACTGTGTGGAGACCCAGGAAGCATGCAGGAACTTGCACACGTACGCCCCCGTCACCCCGATGGAGGACTGCCCCCAGTCGGACCACAGCAGCCCACTTTCGTCGGTACACTCGCATCCCAGCCAGTCGGTGCGCTCTGTCAACAGCCCGGCTGTGTCCATACTGGAGACGGGCTACACGCAAATCAGCCCCGACCACAGCGCCATCTCCGTGCCCTCCATCCACAACATGGAGACCAGCCCCATGATGGATGTGCCGTCTGTGTCGGATCACTCGCAGCAGGTGGTCGACAGCGGCTTCAGCGACCTGGGCAGCATCGAGAGCACCACCGAGAACTACGAGAATCCCAGCAGCTACGACTCGACTATGGGCGGCAGCATCTGTGGCGCCGGCCCCTCCCAGGGCGGCTGCCCCTACGGGGGGATGCCACAAAGCGGCCTGGCCCAGAGCAGCTGCGCCGTGAGCCAGCAAATGGCCGCCGTCAACCCGGGAAGCTGCGGTATGATTCAGCAGAACGCCCTGAGCTCGCCGCCGCACTGCAACGTCAAGTCCCCGCAGGGCTGCGTGGTGGTGGAGCGGCCCCCCAGCACCAGCCAGCACAGTCAGCGCGCCACGCACGGCCAACACAACTCCCACAGCAGGCACGGCCCTCACAATCAGCAAGGCCAACACAATCAGCACGGCCCTCACAATCAGCTAAGCCAGCACAGTCAACACAATCCCCACAGCCAACatggccaccaccaccacaatcaCCACCTGCAGCACAATCAGCTGAGCCAGCACAATCACCACGCACCGCACAACCTTCACAATCAGCAGGACGCCGCGCCGCAGTGCGCCATCCCCGCCAACTTTGCCACCACGATGCAGGTGGCCGACATCCCCGAATCCGGCAACCCCAACTTCGCTCTCTATGAGAGAATCAACCACCAGGGGGAATACGGCGGCGGGCACTACCCGCAGTCGTCGGGGCTCAGTCTCGCCAAGCTGCAGCAGTTCACCAACACGTTCATGGAGCACCCTCACTCGCTCTCCTTCAACCACTCGGCGTCGCACCCCATCACGTCGTATGCCAACACCCCCTCGCTGTCGTCGCAGCACTCCAGCCTGGTGTCTCTGTCTCAGACGCCGCATCGAGTCCCCAACCCCCAGGTGCAGGCCACCatgaccccgccccccaaccTCAGCTCCCCGCCGGCGGCCATGATGCTGCCGCGCAACATGAGTATCCCGCCCGCTCAGCGCATCCAGTCCCAAATGGCGCCCAAGAGTCACGTCATATCGGCGCGCTCCAAGTCGGCCCCGCTGtcgcaccaccaccacccccatcaccacccccaccaccatcaccaccagcaGCAGATGTACACTCGGCCGTCGCAGACCGTCGCCATGCAGGCGTCGCCCGGGACGCTTGCCGCCATGCCGCGCATGAACATGAGCGTCAACATCATGCCCGCCCCGGCCTACAACTCCATGAACATGTCGTCGCTCAACGCCATGAACGGCTACGGCATGAGCCAGCCCATGATGAACAGCGGCTACCAT